The region AATAAAGGGAATACTAGAAAAAAATAATTTTATAGCCAAAGAGACTTCTTATTTGGGGGACATGACTCACGATATAGATGCTGGGAAAAGCGTTGGAGTAACAACTGTTGCGGTTTGTTGGGGTTATCAACTAAAAGAAAAACTATCAAAAAAGAACCCTGATTTTCTGATAGAAGATTTAGACGAGATTGTTAAAATCTTAAATTAACCACAGTTCTAACATTGTCTACTACGCCCCGCCTACGCTAAAGCTTCGGCGGGCAAGCCCGCAGCCCCCAGACCTCTACAAAGTAGAGGTTTTTTGGTAGAATATATTAAAGGTCTAAAGTCAAAAGAAATTTAACTAATATTTTATGTCTTCATTTGAAAAACCAAACATAGAAGAAAAAAATTTTGAAAAAGACATTATAGAAAAACAAAACAAAAAAGAAAATATTGGATCAGAAGAAGAACAATATAATGATGAACTAGACGAAATAGTAACGGCGATGGATAAGAGATTTTTTGAACTTAAAGACCAGGGCTTAGAGCACAGAGAGGCCATGAAGCAGGCAATGGAGGAATATAAACCAAAATTAATAAATTTAGATAGGAAATTTGGTAAACTTCCTCCCGAAGAAAAAGAATAACTTTCCTTACAAAAATCCTCTACTTTTACTTTGTAGAGGTTTTTTGTTTATGATATAATTTATTAAAGGTTAAAGTTGATTATTAAAAAAGTTGGCACATTAAATTTGCTAGCTTAAAAAATTTATGGATTTTAAAAACAAAATAGCAATTGTTACCGGTGCGGGGCAGGGAATTGGCTATGGAATAGCGACTGTCCTAGCTAAAGAAAGATGTAACGTCGTGGTTAGTGACATTAATCAAGAGAATTGTGATAAAGTTTCCAAGGAAATAGAAAATATAGGAGTTGAGGCTTTAGCAATAAAATGCGATGTTTCAAAAAAAGAAGAAGTTGATAATTTAATTGCAAAGACCACAGAAAAATTTGGTAAGTTAGATATTCTTGTAAATAACGCTGGTATTTTTCCTTTTGTTCCTTTTTTAGAAATGAAAGAAGAAGATTGGGATAAAGTTTTAAATGTTAATTTAAAAAGCGTTTTTTTGTGTTCACAGGCCGCAGCAAAAGTAATGGAGAAAGGCGCAAAGATTATAAATATTTCTTCAATTGCCGCTTTCATTGGTTTTCCATCATTATCTCATTATTGTGCTTCAAAGGGTGGTGTAAACAGCATAACAAGAGCATTGGCTTTAGAGCTATCTTCTAAAAAGATAAACGTAAATGCAGTAGCTCCAGGTTCTATTGATACTCCAGGAGCAAGCAAAGCATCTAGCGAAGAGGTTAAAAAGCAAACGTTGGCTGCGATTCCTTTAGGTAGGATGGGTACGTCAGAAGACATTGCAAATACCGTTATCTTTTTGGCATCAGAAAAAGCCGATTATATAACTGGACAGACAGTTATTGTTGATGGTGGATGGACGCTTCAATAATTTTCAGGTTTATATTCTCGCTATTTCTTTACTGTATAAAGTTTTGTGATATAATTTAAAAATAAGGTATCAATATGTTAGATTTATTTCCCTCTCTATTTGTGACTGCTGTTCCTGCTATTTCCAGTTTTATTTTATTTTTTCTTGTTATCAAAAATAGCCTTTCAAACAAAAAGGCTTTTTTTCAGCATTATTTAATTGGATTTGCAATTACGTCTTTAGTTCATTTTCCAATATTTATTATTAATTTAGGCATAAAAATTAATTATGACTCTCTCTTGGTTTTGTATTGTTTTTCTTCTTTTTTTCTTTTGCTTTCTTATCTCTTTTTTTACAGAGGATCTGCATTGTATTTTACAGGAGGAAGATTTTTCAATACCGTTTTGCCGTTAGTTTGGGTGCTTTATTCTGCTTTTGGTATTTTTTCATTAATGTTTGTCGGTTTTGATTATTTTACAATATATACAATTATTATGT is a window of Candidatus Paceibacterota bacterium DNA encoding:
- a CDS encoding SDR family NAD(P)-dependent oxidoreductase; protein product: MDFKNKIAIVTGAGQGIGYGIATVLAKERCNVVVSDINQENCDKVSKEIENIGVEALAIKCDVSKKEEVDNLIAKTTEKFGKLDILVNNAGIFPFVPFLEMKEEDWDKVLNVNLKSVFLCSQAAAKVMEKGAKIINISSIAAFIGFPSLSHYCASKGGVNSITRALALELSSKKINVNAVAPGSIDTPGASKASSEEVKKQTLAAIPLGRMGTSEDIANTVIFLASEKADYITGQTVIVDGGWTLQ